A single region of the Chelonia mydas isolate rCheMyd1 chromosome 4, rCheMyd1.pri.v2, whole genome shotgun sequence genome encodes:
- the KIAA0232 gene encoding uncharacterized protein KIAA0232 homolog isoform X1 → MRPICTIVVDGLPSESSSSSYPGPVSVSEMSLLHALGPVQTWLGQELEKCGIDAMIYTRYVLSLLLHDSYDYDLQEQENDIFLGWEKGAYKKWGKSKKKCSDLTLEEMKKQAAVQCLRSASDESSGIETLVEELCSRLKDLQSKQEEKIHKKLEGSLSPEADLSPTAKDQVEMYYEAFPPLSEKPICLQEIMTVWNKSKVCSYSSSSSSSNAPPTSTDTSSPKDCNSESEVTKERSNKVSATVHERTQQKKSKTERENKFSNGTVEDKPALYKKQVRHKSEGKMRPRSWSSGSSEAGSSSSGNQGELKASVKCIKVRHKTREVRNKKGRNGQSRLSVKTGEKTERKIHSGSSSSSGSIKQLCKRGKRPLKEIGRKETGSNDGKDLYLNSRNEKEYKEEPLWYTEPITEYFVPLSRKSKLETTYRNRQDTCDITSEAVEELSESVHGLCISNNNIHKTYLAAGTFIDGHFVEMPAILNEDIDLTGTSICSQPEDDKYLDDVHLSELTHFYEVDIDQSMLDPGASDKMQGESRILNMIRQKSKEKPDFEAECCIVLDGMELQGESAIWTDSTSSVGAEGWFLQDLSNLAQFWECCSSSSSGDADGESFGADSPILDSTMLNSHMLAGNQELFSDINEGSGINSCFSVFEVQCRDSVLPFSFETLNLGNENADSSSSANMLGKTQSRLLIWTKNSAFDENEHCSNLSTRTCSPWSHSEETRSDNETLNIPFEESTQFNAEDINYVVPRVSSSYVDEEILDFFQEETCQQQARTLGEIPTLVFKKKSKLESVCGIQLEQKGEGKDYETTQVSSESSPHGDGYSSGVIKDIWTNMTDRNSAAMVEIEGIEDELFSTDVNNYCCCLDTEAKVETLQEPNKAVQRSEYHLWEGQKENLEKRAFVANDLSEIDGGDYTTPSKPWDINQDKENSFILGGVYGELKTFNSDGEWALVPPSHTKGSLLQCAASDVVTIAGTDVFMTPGNSFAPGHRQLWRPFVSFEQNEQSKNGDNGLNKGFSFIFHEDLLGACGNFQVEEPGLEYSFSSFDLNNPFSQVLHVECSFEPEGIASFSPSFKPKSILCSDSDSEVFHPRICGVDRTQYRAIRISPRTHFRPISASELSPGGGSESEFESEKDEGSIPAPSQVDVFEDPQADLKPLEEDAEKEGHYYGKLELESGKFLPRLKKSGMEKSAQTSLDSQEESAGMLPVGNQNPCLKCSVKESLDMRDMENSQINCRIVEQHEEINRFCNCKAGCHFPTYVDNPVSSGELEEFPILNTDLQTTSGSQEKQSWWEKALYSPLFPASQCEECYTNAKGENGVGEYPDVKEVPNNEEHLLDFNMVSSVHEARCADDRNSGAKPNGFRKKIYSSDSSSSEETASEGGSEWADPCEEELFSRTHL, encoded by the exons AGCTCTGGGATCGAAACTTTAGTGGAGGAGCTTTGCTCTAGACTAAAAGACCTTCAGAGTAAGCAAG AGGAGAAGATTCACAAAAAGTTAGAGGGTTCTTTGTCTCCTGAGGCTGATTTATCTCCCACAGCAAAGGATCAAGTGgaaat gtaTTATGAAGCATTTCCTCCTCTTTCTGAGAAGCCAATTTGCCTGCAAGAAATTATGACTGTATGGAATAAATCCAAAGTTTGCTCTTACTCTAGCTCCTCATCTTCGTCCAATGCTCCACCAACTAGCACCGATACATCCTCTCCAAAGGACTGCAATAGTGAAAGTGAAGTAACTAAAGAGAGAAGTAACAAAGTGTCTGCCACTGTACATGAAAGAACCCAgcagaaaaaaagtaaaactgagagagagaacaagttCAGTAATGGCACTGTTGAAGATAAGCCTGCTTTATATAAAAAGCAAGTCCGACATAAGTCTGAGGGAAAGATGCGTCCTCGCTCCTGGTCGTCTGGTTCCAGTGAAGCAGGCTCAAGTTCAAGTGGTAATCAAGGTGAATTAAAAGCATCAGTGAAATGTATTAAAGTAAGACATAAAACAAGGGAGGTTCGAAATAAAAAGGGGCGGAATGGGCAAAGCAGGCTTTCAGTGAAGACTGGTGAAAAGACTGAAAGAAAAATCCATAGTGGAAGTAGCAGCAGCAGTGGATCGATCAAACAGCTTTGTAAAAGGGGTAAAAGACCATTAAAAGAAATTGGAAGGAAAGAAACTGGCAGTAATGATGGAAAAGATCTGTATTTAAACAGCAGAAACGAAAAGGAATATAAAGAAGAACCCTTGTGGTATACTGAGCCGATTACAGAATACTTTGTTCCTCTGAGCAGAAAAAGTAAGCTTGAGACTACATACCGCAACAGACAAGATACGTGTGATATAACATCAGAGGCTGTAGAAGAATTGTCCGAATCAGTGCATGGTCTTTGTATTAGCAACAATAATATTCATAAAACATACCTCGCAGCAGGTACTTTTATTGATGGTCACTTTGTAGAAATGCCTGCCATtctaaatgaggatattgaccTCACTGGGACCTCAATATGTTCTCAACCAGAGGACGACAAATATTTGGATGATGTTCATCTGTCAGAACTAACACACTTCTATGAAGTGGATATTGATCAATCCATGTTGGATCCTGGTGCCTCAGATAAAATGCAAGGAGAAAGTCGGATTTTGAATATGATTCGACAAAAAAGTAAAGAGAAACCTGATTTTGAGGCAGAATGTTGCATAGTGTTAGATGGAATGGAGTTGCAAGGGGAAAGTGCAATATGGACAGATTCAACCAGCTCTGTTGGTGCTGAAGGGTGGTTCTTGCAAGACCTTAGTAATTTAGCTCAATTTTGGGAGTGCTGTTCATCTTCTAGCTCTGGTGATGCAGATGGGGAAAGTTTTGGAGCAGATTCTCCTATCTTAGACAGCACAATGCTTAATTCACACATGCTTGCTGGCAATCAAGAGCTCTTTTCGGATATTAATGAAGGGTCTGGTATAAACTCTTGTTTTTCAGTGTTTGAAGTGCAATGCAGAGATTCTGTTTTACCATTTTCTTTTGAAACACTCAATTTGGGAAATGAAAATGCAGATTCTAGTAGCAGTGCTAATATGCTTGGAAAGACACAGTCTAGATTGCTAATATGGACCAAAAATAGTGCctttgatgaaaatgaacactgTTCCAATCTTTCAACAAGAACTTGTAGTCCATGGTCACACTCGGAAGAAACACGTTCAGACAATGAAACTTTAAATATTCCATTTGAAGAATCCACACAATTTAATGCAGAAGATATTAATTATGTAGTTCCTAGGGTGTCTTCAAGTTATGTAGATGAAGAAATTCTAGATTTTTTTCAAGAAGAAACCTGCCAGCAACAAGCTAGAACTTTAGGAGAAATACCCactttggttttcaaaaaaaaatctaaactagAATCTGTCTGTGGTATTCAGCTAGAACAAAAAGGAGAAGGTAAAGATTATGAAACAACACAAGTGTCTAGTGAAAGCAGCCCACATGGAGATGGCTATAGCTCAGGGGTTATTAAAGACATTTGGACAAATATGACAGACAGAAATTCTGCAGCAATGGTAGAGATAGAAGGAATAGAAGATGAATTGTTTtcaactgatgtaaataattACTGTTGCTGTTTAGATACTGAAGCAAAAGTTGAAACCCTCCAGGAACCTAATAAGGCAGTGCAGAGATCAGAGTATCATCTTTGGGAAGGTCAAAAAGAGAACTTGGAGAAGAGAGCATTTGTTGCAAATGATTTATCAGAAATAGATGGTGGTGATTATACTACACCATCAAAACCTTGGGACATAAACCAGGATAAAGAAAACTCATTTATACTTGGTGGTGTGTATGGGGAGCTCAAGACATTTAATAGTGATGGAGAATGGGCACTGGTGCCCCCCAGTCACACGAAAGGAAGCTTATTACAGTGTGCAGCTTCTGATGTCGTGACAATAGCTGGTACAGATGTCTTCATGACACCAGGAAACAGCTTTGCTCCTGGTCACAGGCAATTATGGAGGCCATTTGTATCATTTGAACAGAATGAGCAATCGAAGAATGGAGATAATGGATTGAATAAAGGGTTTTCTTTTATCTTCCATGAAGACTTACTGGGAGCTTGTGGTAACTTTCAAGTTGAAGAACCTGGACTTGAATATTCATTCTCTTCCTTTGACCTGAACAATCCATTTTCACAAGTTCTTCATGTAGAGTGTTCATTCGAACCAGAAGGAATTGCATCTTTCAGCCCTAGTTTTAAACCCAAATCAATTCTGTGCTCTGATTCAGACAGTGAAGTTTTTCATCCCAGGATATGTGGTGTTGACAGGACGCAGTACAGGGCTATACGGATTTCTCCAAGGACTCACTTTCGCCCAATTTCTGCATCTGAGCTTTCTCCAGGGGGTGGAAGTGAGTCAGAATTTGAGTCAGAAAAAGATGAGGGAAGTATTCCAGCCCCTTCTCAAGTAGATGTGTTTGAAGATCCACAAGCAGATCTCAAACCACTAGAAGAAGATGCAGAAAAAGAAGGGCATTACTATGGAAAGTTAGAGCTTGAAtctggaaaattccttcccagattAAAGAAGTCTGGAATGGAGAAAAGTGCACAAACATCACTGGATTCCCAGGAAGAATCAGCTGGAATGTTGCCAGTCGGAAACCAAAATCCCTGCTTAAAGTGCAGTGTGAAAGAATCACTCGATATGAGGGATATGGAAAATTCCCAAATAAACTGCAGAATAGTGGAGCAACATGAAGAAATTAACAGGTTTTGCAATTGCAAAGCAGGTTGCCATTTTCCTACGTATGTGGATAATCCTGTTTCTTCAGGAGAGCTGGAAGAG TTTCCTATATTGAACACTGATCTTCAAACAACGAGTGGCAGCCAGGAAAAGCAGTCCTGGTGGGAAAAGGCACTCTATTCTCCCCTCTTTCCTGCATCACAGTGTGAAG AATGTTACACAAATGCCAAGGGAGAGAATGGTGTAGGAGAATACCCAGATGTAAAGGAAGTTCCCAACAATGAAGAACATCTTTTAGATTTTAATATG GTTTCTTCTGTTCATGAAGCAAGGTGTGCAGATGATAGAAATTCTGGAGCAAAACCAAATggcttcagaaagaaaatataCTCCAGTGATAGCTCCAGCTCTGAAGAGACAGCTTCAGAAGGTGGAAGTGAATGGGCTGATCCTTGTGAGGAGGAGCTTTTTTCTCGAACTCACCTGTAA
- the KIAA0232 gene encoding uncharacterized protein KIAA0232 homolog isoform X2, with translation MKKQAAVQCLRSASDESSGIETLVEELCSRLKDLQSKQEEKIHKKLEGSLSPEADLSPTAKDQVEMYYEAFPPLSEKPICLQEIMTVWNKSKVCSYSSSSSSSNAPPTSTDTSSPKDCNSESEVTKERSNKVSATVHERTQQKKSKTERENKFSNGTVEDKPALYKKQVRHKSEGKMRPRSWSSGSSEAGSSSSGNQGELKASVKCIKVRHKTREVRNKKGRNGQSRLSVKTGEKTERKIHSGSSSSSGSIKQLCKRGKRPLKEIGRKETGSNDGKDLYLNSRNEKEYKEEPLWYTEPITEYFVPLSRKSKLETTYRNRQDTCDITSEAVEELSESVHGLCISNNNIHKTYLAAGTFIDGHFVEMPAILNEDIDLTGTSICSQPEDDKYLDDVHLSELTHFYEVDIDQSMLDPGASDKMQGESRILNMIRQKSKEKPDFEAECCIVLDGMELQGESAIWTDSTSSVGAEGWFLQDLSNLAQFWECCSSSSSGDADGESFGADSPILDSTMLNSHMLAGNQELFSDINEGSGINSCFSVFEVQCRDSVLPFSFETLNLGNENADSSSSANMLGKTQSRLLIWTKNSAFDENEHCSNLSTRTCSPWSHSEETRSDNETLNIPFEESTQFNAEDINYVVPRVSSSYVDEEILDFFQEETCQQQARTLGEIPTLVFKKKSKLESVCGIQLEQKGEGKDYETTQVSSESSPHGDGYSSGVIKDIWTNMTDRNSAAMVEIEGIEDELFSTDVNNYCCCLDTEAKVETLQEPNKAVQRSEYHLWEGQKENLEKRAFVANDLSEIDGGDYTTPSKPWDINQDKENSFILGGVYGELKTFNSDGEWALVPPSHTKGSLLQCAASDVVTIAGTDVFMTPGNSFAPGHRQLWRPFVSFEQNEQSKNGDNGLNKGFSFIFHEDLLGACGNFQVEEPGLEYSFSSFDLNNPFSQVLHVECSFEPEGIASFSPSFKPKSILCSDSDSEVFHPRICGVDRTQYRAIRISPRTHFRPISASELSPGGGSESEFESEKDEGSIPAPSQVDVFEDPQADLKPLEEDAEKEGHYYGKLELESGKFLPRLKKSGMEKSAQTSLDSQEESAGMLPVGNQNPCLKCSVKESLDMRDMENSQINCRIVEQHEEINRFCNCKAGCHFPTYVDNPVSSGELEEFPILNTDLQTTSGSQEKQSWWEKALYSPLFPASQCEECYTNAKGENGVGEYPDVKEVPNNEEHLLDFNMVSSVHEARCADDRNSGAKPNGFRKKIYSSDSSSSEETASEGGSEWADPCEEELFSRTHL, from the exons AGCTCTGGGATCGAAACTTTAGTGGAGGAGCTTTGCTCTAGACTAAAAGACCTTCAGAGTAAGCAAG AGGAGAAGATTCACAAAAAGTTAGAGGGTTCTTTGTCTCCTGAGGCTGATTTATCTCCCACAGCAAAGGATCAAGTGgaaat gtaTTATGAAGCATTTCCTCCTCTTTCTGAGAAGCCAATTTGCCTGCAAGAAATTATGACTGTATGGAATAAATCCAAAGTTTGCTCTTACTCTAGCTCCTCATCTTCGTCCAATGCTCCACCAACTAGCACCGATACATCCTCTCCAAAGGACTGCAATAGTGAAAGTGAAGTAACTAAAGAGAGAAGTAACAAAGTGTCTGCCACTGTACATGAAAGAACCCAgcagaaaaaaagtaaaactgagagagagaacaagttCAGTAATGGCACTGTTGAAGATAAGCCTGCTTTATATAAAAAGCAAGTCCGACATAAGTCTGAGGGAAAGATGCGTCCTCGCTCCTGGTCGTCTGGTTCCAGTGAAGCAGGCTCAAGTTCAAGTGGTAATCAAGGTGAATTAAAAGCATCAGTGAAATGTATTAAAGTAAGACATAAAACAAGGGAGGTTCGAAATAAAAAGGGGCGGAATGGGCAAAGCAGGCTTTCAGTGAAGACTGGTGAAAAGACTGAAAGAAAAATCCATAGTGGAAGTAGCAGCAGCAGTGGATCGATCAAACAGCTTTGTAAAAGGGGTAAAAGACCATTAAAAGAAATTGGAAGGAAAGAAACTGGCAGTAATGATGGAAAAGATCTGTATTTAAACAGCAGAAACGAAAAGGAATATAAAGAAGAACCCTTGTGGTATACTGAGCCGATTACAGAATACTTTGTTCCTCTGAGCAGAAAAAGTAAGCTTGAGACTACATACCGCAACAGACAAGATACGTGTGATATAACATCAGAGGCTGTAGAAGAATTGTCCGAATCAGTGCATGGTCTTTGTATTAGCAACAATAATATTCATAAAACATACCTCGCAGCAGGTACTTTTATTGATGGTCACTTTGTAGAAATGCCTGCCATtctaaatgaggatattgaccTCACTGGGACCTCAATATGTTCTCAACCAGAGGACGACAAATATTTGGATGATGTTCATCTGTCAGAACTAACACACTTCTATGAAGTGGATATTGATCAATCCATGTTGGATCCTGGTGCCTCAGATAAAATGCAAGGAGAAAGTCGGATTTTGAATATGATTCGACAAAAAAGTAAAGAGAAACCTGATTTTGAGGCAGAATGTTGCATAGTGTTAGATGGAATGGAGTTGCAAGGGGAAAGTGCAATATGGACAGATTCAACCAGCTCTGTTGGTGCTGAAGGGTGGTTCTTGCAAGACCTTAGTAATTTAGCTCAATTTTGGGAGTGCTGTTCATCTTCTAGCTCTGGTGATGCAGATGGGGAAAGTTTTGGAGCAGATTCTCCTATCTTAGACAGCACAATGCTTAATTCACACATGCTTGCTGGCAATCAAGAGCTCTTTTCGGATATTAATGAAGGGTCTGGTATAAACTCTTGTTTTTCAGTGTTTGAAGTGCAATGCAGAGATTCTGTTTTACCATTTTCTTTTGAAACACTCAATTTGGGAAATGAAAATGCAGATTCTAGTAGCAGTGCTAATATGCTTGGAAAGACACAGTCTAGATTGCTAATATGGACCAAAAATAGTGCctttgatgaaaatgaacactgTTCCAATCTTTCAACAAGAACTTGTAGTCCATGGTCACACTCGGAAGAAACACGTTCAGACAATGAAACTTTAAATATTCCATTTGAAGAATCCACACAATTTAATGCAGAAGATATTAATTATGTAGTTCCTAGGGTGTCTTCAAGTTATGTAGATGAAGAAATTCTAGATTTTTTTCAAGAAGAAACCTGCCAGCAACAAGCTAGAACTTTAGGAGAAATACCCactttggttttcaaaaaaaaatctaaactagAATCTGTCTGTGGTATTCAGCTAGAACAAAAAGGAGAAGGTAAAGATTATGAAACAACACAAGTGTCTAGTGAAAGCAGCCCACATGGAGATGGCTATAGCTCAGGGGTTATTAAAGACATTTGGACAAATATGACAGACAGAAATTCTGCAGCAATGGTAGAGATAGAAGGAATAGAAGATGAATTGTTTtcaactgatgtaaataattACTGTTGCTGTTTAGATACTGAAGCAAAAGTTGAAACCCTCCAGGAACCTAATAAGGCAGTGCAGAGATCAGAGTATCATCTTTGGGAAGGTCAAAAAGAGAACTTGGAGAAGAGAGCATTTGTTGCAAATGATTTATCAGAAATAGATGGTGGTGATTATACTACACCATCAAAACCTTGGGACATAAACCAGGATAAAGAAAACTCATTTATACTTGGTGGTGTGTATGGGGAGCTCAAGACATTTAATAGTGATGGAGAATGGGCACTGGTGCCCCCCAGTCACACGAAAGGAAGCTTATTACAGTGTGCAGCTTCTGATGTCGTGACAATAGCTGGTACAGATGTCTTCATGACACCAGGAAACAGCTTTGCTCCTGGTCACAGGCAATTATGGAGGCCATTTGTATCATTTGAACAGAATGAGCAATCGAAGAATGGAGATAATGGATTGAATAAAGGGTTTTCTTTTATCTTCCATGAAGACTTACTGGGAGCTTGTGGTAACTTTCAAGTTGAAGAACCTGGACTTGAATATTCATTCTCTTCCTTTGACCTGAACAATCCATTTTCACAAGTTCTTCATGTAGAGTGTTCATTCGAACCAGAAGGAATTGCATCTTTCAGCCCTAGTTTTAAACCCAAATCAATTCTGTGCTCTGATTCAGACAGTGAAGTTTTTCATCCCAGGATATGTGGTGTTGACAGGACGCAGTACAGGGCTATACGGATTTCTCCAAGGACTCACTTTCGCCCAATTTCTGCATCTGAGCTTTCTCCAGGGGGTGGAAGTGAGTCAGAATTTGAGTCAGAAAAAGATGAGGGAAGTATTCCAGCCCCTTCTCAAGTAGATGTGTTTGAAGATCCACAAGCAGATCTCAAACCACTAGAAGAAGATGCAGAAAAAGAAGGGCATTACTATGGAAAGTTAGAGCTTGAAtctggaaaattccttcccagattAAAGAAGTCTGGAATGGAGAAAAGTGCACAAACATCACTGGATTCCCAGGAAGAATCAGCTGGAATGTTGCCAGTCGGAAACCAAAATCCCTGCTTAAAGTGCAGTGTGAAAGAATCACTCGATATGAGGGATATGGAAAATTCCCAAATAAACTGCAGAATAGTGGAGCAACATGAAGAAATTAACAGGTTTTGCAATTGCAAAGCAGGTTGCCATTTTCCTACGTATGTGGATAATCCTGTTTCTTCAGGAGAGCTGGAAGAG TTTCCTATATTGAACACTGATCTTCAAACAACGAGTGGCAGCCAGGAAAAGCAGTCCTGGTGGGAAAAGGCACTCTATTCTCCCCTCTTTCCTGCATCACAGTGTGAAG AATGTTACACAAATGCCAAGGGAGAGAATGGTGTAGGAGAATACCCAGATGTAAAGGAAGTTCCCAACAATGAAGAACATCTTTTAGATTTTAATATG GTTTCTTCTGTTCATGAAGCAAGGTGTGCAGATGATAGAAATTCTGGAGCAAAACCAAATggcttcagaaagaaaatataCTCCAGTGATAGCTCCAGCTCTGAAGAGACAGCTTCAGAAGGTGGAAGTGAATGGGCTGATCCTTGTGAGGAGGAGCTTTTTTCTCGAACTCACCTGTAA